In the Mytilus trossulus isolate FHL-02 chromosome 1, PNRI_Mtr1.1.1.hap1, whole genome shotgun sequence genome, one interval contains:
- the LOC134686484 gene encoding probable thiopurine S-methyltransferase isoform X2, translating into MTDKTENQTTSDAPNKFTELDPEGWNERWKNRNIAFHKDHINPMLEKHVKRLANNRENIKIFIPLCGKSLDIKWLADQGHTIVGVDCAEMAFKEFFEEHSLEHTVEPVENLSGKVYTTKDKKIMLYCCDFYKFSRETAGQFNGIWDRGSLVAINRQDRQKYSTLMKSLMAPDCQYLLDTYDYNENLWPGPPHYVSVEQIQSLYGDTCNIEDVDTVDAMAERHKERGLDYINERLHVITVKK; encoded by the exons GACGGACAAGACAGAAAATCAAACAACTTCAGATGCTCCTAACAAATTCACTGAATTAGATCCAGAAGGATGGAATGAAAGATGGAAAAACAGGAATATTGCTTTTCACAAGGACCATATTAATCC GATGCTTGAAAAACATGTGAAAAGACTGGCCAACAACagagaaaatataaagatttttattCCTTTGTGCGGCAAATCATTGGATATCAAATG GTTAGCAGATCAAGGCCATACAATTGTTGGAGTTGATTGTGCAGAAATGGCCTTTAAAGAATTCTTTGAGGAACATTCTCTGGAACATACAGTAGAACCAGTGGAGAACCTTTCAGGAAAAGTTTACACT ACCAAGGACAAAAAGATAATGTTATACTGTTGTGATTTTTACAAGTTCAGTAG aGAGACAGCAGGACAATTCAACGGCATTTGGGATCGTGGTTCTTTAGTAGCGATTAATCGACAAGACAGACAAAA ATATTCCACATTGATGAAATCCCTGATGGCACCAGATTGTCAATACTTGTTAGATACCTAtgattacaatgaaaatttATGGCCAG GACCACCACACTATGTATCTGTAGAACAGATTCAGTCTTTATATG GAGATACTTGTAATATAGAGGATGTAGATACTGTAGATGCTATGGCAGAGAGACACAAGGAAAGGGGATTAGATTACATCAATGAACGATTACATGTCATTACTGTGAAGAAATAA